The Dendropsophus ebraccatus isolate aDenEbr1 chromosome 6, aDenEbr1.pat, whole genome shotgun sequence nucleotide sequence gcatacctgactacaggagGCATATCTAGCTGCAGAAGGCAATGTATCTTGCTGCACAGGGCAAACCTGCCGACAGGTGGCATATGTTAGTAGATGGGGAATATATGACTAGAGGGTGCATAATTGAATACAatgggcatacctggctacatagGGAATATCTGGCTGCAAAAGGGACACCTAACTAAAAGAAGAATGTCTGGCTACAGGAGACATATTTGGCTGCAGGAGAACATACCTTGCTacaggggacatatctggctgcaaggggcatGTCGGGCTACATAGGGCTTATGCTGTAAGAGGGGGGAATACACACATGGGGCATATCTGATTGCAAAGGGCATACCCGGTTACAGGTGGGGAATATCTGTTTACAGAGAAAACACCTTGCTTCATGGTGCATACCTGGATAAAGAGGGCATACTTGGCTACAAGgagcatacctggctacaaggagcatatctggctacagaaaaattatacctgactacagggggcattatatctggCAACAAGTGGCATTGGGACTGGCTACAGAGGGCATTATTGAGCAATATTACTGAGACATAGTGTTCAGTCACATTGAAAGGTCTGCCACAAGAAAAGAAGACTGAAAAATTGGACTGCATCTCACAAACAATGCAAAATGACagaaattttattatacataaatgccAGGAACAAACAAAgaccataaaaacaattaaaaaataccaccaaaccaccGGCCCCGATACGGCCAGGTGGCACCCAGACCACTGAAAAATGTATTAGGCGATGACCATGCTCTTCATcaaggaataaataaataaataaataaataaataggtatataaataaatatgtgaatAAACAATTACAttgaaacaaataaatatatacaatgaCCAGACACAGTAATGTGTCAAATCCCCTGTGTTAAAACACACTAAatcacataaataaatacatcatAACAATGCAAGTAAtcaaaagtgcaagtgcaagcaAAGTGCAAAGAAGAGGGGGTAAGTGTAATACAACCACTTATGGCCATCTCTCAGTGGGTAGGGGAGAACATCCAATTGGATGTTCTCCCCTACCCACTGAGAGATGGCCATAAGTGGTTGTATTACACTTACCCCCTCTTCTTTGCACTTtgcttgcacttgcacttttgaTTACTTGCATTGTTatgatgtatttatttatgtgatTTAGTGTGTTTTAACACAGGGGATTTGACACATTACTGTGTCTGGtcattgtatatatttatttgtttcaaTGTAATTGTTTattcacatatttatttatatacctatttatttatttatttatttatttatttatttattccttgATGAAGAGCATGGTCATCGCCTAATACATTTTTCAGTGGTCTGGGTGCCACCTGGCCGTATGGGGGCCggtggtttggtggtatttttttattgtttttatggtctttgtttgttcccggcatttatgtataaaaaaatttctaTCATTTTGCATtgtttgtgaggtgcagtccaatttttcAGTCTTCTTTTCTTGTGGCATATATGTATTTTGGGCTGTTAGGACTTGCACTCATCCATTGATTAGCTCCCTGGTGCCAGTCTGTTTACTACATTGTACATTGAAAGGTCTGGACCTATGTGGCCCCACTCCTAACTTTGGCTTATaaatactgatgcaaaatactgaaAATACTGCTGTGCTAAGGGGTCTTAGCTGCACTAACAACTGAACATTTCCACCCAAAATAGAAAAATTGGTGAGTACTCTGAATAAGTTTGTAGCTTTTATTCTAGATCTATTTTGATCAACCTGTTACAATTTCCACAAGGATTGTCCCAGATTTCTCAGAATCCTGAACAGTGAATGTGTCCTGTTAGGCAGTGATACATCCCCCCACGCGTTATATAACCGTATCTCATCTCATATATTTCGATTAATGGACAAGGAATGTAAATAAGCTGCAACAATCCTTCTATTTATATGTGGATGAAACCTCAGCTCTCTTACTGGGGATACCAGTTATTCCCCTAGGACCATGACTGCCGCATAAGTGTTTGGATGAATTTCCAAGTTAGGAAAAACTACGTTTTTCTTAAACATCCCCCTGTTTATccaagggagggtgggagggagcTGGAAGAAGGTAACTCATTCCAAGGGAAGAAGCAACAGGTAACCAGTGCGGGAAGACTAGACTGCAGCAAACCATCACCACCAGACCACAGGTAACCACTTATCAAGCATAGAGATACTGGACTGGAGGGACTGGTAGCGTTACATATATTCATATACTGTTTATATACTTTTACTCTGTGTAAGATCCTTTTTAATAAGACATATAGCATATTAGAACAGGATTACACATAGAACCATACTGGGCTGCACTGCTTTGCATTATAATTAACTAATAATACCATGGGATTGCCTGTAGTTGTATGGAAACCAAAGGCAAGCCCAACGACAAAcctagctctgctgcatacatgtATATTGATCATACATAATTCCATATACTGTAACACATGTTAATGAGTAATGTTAATCTACTCAGAATAGAAAATATTATACAGTATTATGTGTATAGTGATATTATGATGTTTTCTGTATTTGTTTTTCTTATTGTTCTTATCCACCTTATATCATATCAGAATCGTACACTACAGACCACAATGAAGCTGCTTCTTATTGGTGTATGTTTCTCCTGTATTCTTCTGGGTACAATTCTCGGTAAGTTCTTAAGGAAACCACTTTCTCCTCTATTTAGGTTCTCTTTAATGTGAAGGATATAATCAAAATTATCACTTTTATTAACACCAACTATTAAAGTCTgcctagaaaaaaagaaaacaaaaagcttAGTGTATaaaacctgtatatatctatatactcatCAATACCCATCTCCCTGCAAGTCCAACCTTTCACACTGCATTACTCCTCCTCTATGTATATTATTATTTGGATCGTTTTTTTCCCCTCACATTTTCATCATGACTGCATGCCGGCTTTTAGCCTTTTATCATACATGTCATtgactgttgtgttttttacCTATGTACACAATGTTTGCATAGATATATTTTCATGTGTTACTGTGGTGTCAGTCATACATCCCTGGAGCAATGGATGAGAGTTATCAAAATAGGTGCAAACACCCAAATACACATAAACATGCTGTTATTCTAAGGGACCAATACAACATATTCCTACTTTTGTGGTTTTGGATCCACAGCTGGcttatgagatatatatatatatatatatatatatatatatatatatatatatatatatatagtagaattATGTATTCATACATCTAGTTTGTTTTCCAGATATGTTAGTGCTGTAGGTTCCAGCTGTGGCAAGGAATGTATACAGACTGCGTacactccatagactttaatgcaatgtatattttcaattaatcacggccggtgttgcaatttgcaacaatggataTGAGTAATTGAGAATATATgtcgtgtgaacttagcctataacTGTAGTAGGTAGATGGTCATAATAGATCCATTATGTCTGACCTAATACAACTACTGAAGTATTGTGTAAACTGAGACTAAAAAAGTACATGCCTGGATTAAGATTAATTTCTTATTCTAAAAATACATCTCATTAAATGCAGTTTCTTTGATCATACTGCTAGATACATTATTAGAGAatacatatttatatgtatatagccGTCTGTGTAGGTGTGGAAATCAGTCTTAAAAGATAAATTGTACAACCATATTGTTAAAGGGGGTGTTTACCTTCTCATACAGTGATAGCATATTGCTAGGATGGGAAATATTATAATCTGTGTAGGTTTGAGAAAGAAGCAGCTTCAGTGCTGCCCCCTTCAGTGTTACCGCTGAACAGCAGATCTCCTGGTCACCCAGTTGTACAGGGAACTGCAGTTGCCTCCATttacttaaaaggggttatgcagaggaaatccttttcttttaaatcaactggtgtcaaaaactaatatagatttgtaatttacttctatttaaaaatctcaaatcttcccatacctatcaggtactgtatgtgctgcagaaaatgttgttttcttttcagtctgacacagtgctctctgctgccacctctgtccgagacaggaactgtccagagcagcagcaaattctcatagaaaacctctcctgctctgaacaagTTCTGTCTCaatcagagatgtcagcagagagcactgtgtcagactgaaatgaaaacaacatttcctgcaggacatacagcagctgataagtactggaagacttgagatttttttaaatagaagtaaattacaaatttatataactttgataccagtttatttgaaagaaaaggactttcgctttataacccctttaattatttggATGCAAATCACCACCGCAGCCCCTTCTTTTACAGAATCAATGATGATCATATGTTATGGAATGTGCCTTTTTTTATTAATCTGTCATTCttcttcctattattattattgttaatattaAGGCACATAGTATTCTGCCATCTTTATTAAATCTGGCCAATATTTTATATAGTTTACTTAAATATCCCAAGACCATTAGTTATCctgtatccacaggatagggaatagcTCATTGATCAgtagggattagagatgagtgaacctggagcatgctggagtccatccgagcccgaactttcggcatttgattagcggtggctgctgaacttggataaagccctaaggctatgtggaaaacatggatatagtcattggctgtatccatgttttccagacaaccttagagctttatccaacttcagcagcccccgctaatcaaatgccgaaagttcgggttctgatcgatttgaactcgaacccggttcgctcatctctaatagggatcCATCCCACCACTTGCATGCTTTAACATTTATCAGTCTGCAATGttcagaagtcccatagagaatgaatggcgtGCACGTGCactgctgctccctacagtttACAGGATGATGGACCtccattctcaggatcagtggggggGTCTGAtcggtcagacccccaccaattagcCAGCTATCCCCTATCCTTTGAATACATGATGATACTGGTatgggataaccccctttaactcTATACACTGGGTGTCATCAACGTAAGCTCCAATAACCCTATAGTGCAGAATATTGCATGTGAAAATAAACTCTACACACTGGAAATAGAAATAGCACATTCCACCATCCCCCAAATAAAACAGCCAGAGGGACTGGAGCTCAGCAGGGGCTGTGTGCTTCTGTGAACACATCCAATGTATCCATCCTCTCTGGGTTGTCAGACAGAATCCTAATCTTTGCCCCAGTCATGGAATGTGATTTGGCAGGGACCGCTGACAGGTCTGCTCCCATGTGGTGGGTGAGTGCCACGCAGTCACAGGACACAGGGCCCTATTGTACAGGACACAGTCCGGCGCTGTTAGCAATGCCTGCTGACATTAGGATTCTACTCACACTTGGTGGTGGATGAAAGTATCTATTGTCCGGTCATCTCACATACGATTTCCTTCTTTATTTTCAGATGCCAGACCTGTGCACGAGGAGGACGGTAAAGATATTTTTAGTTTTTACTTTGTTAATGTTCTGAATAACCCTTTAGGATAAGGGACATAGTAATAACAGCTCTGATAAAACTGGATATGAAATGCTCATATATAGcagcattaaagaggtactccagtgggaatttttttttttaatattaactgAAGTCAGAAAGtaaaagagatttgtaattgatttctaataaaaaatctcaagtcttccagtacttatcagctgctgtatgtcctgcagtaagtgaggtattctttccagtcttacacagtgctctctgctgcctcctctgtccatgacaggaactgtcgagagcagcagcaaatcctcatagaaaacctctcctgctctacagatgggaaagaatacaccacttcctgcaggacatacagcagctgataagtactggaagacttgagcttttttgaATAAAGCTGAAACCTGGCATGTTAACTGCTTCTCCATTCATTATGGGGACAAGAGATCCCAATTCTCGCGACCACCACCTATAAAATACTTATGCCACATCTGGTGGATTGAGGAATAAgctttaatcttgggataacccttttGGGGTAGATCATACCTAAAGGGGATATTTATACACTTGCAGTAGGATAACCTTCTTGAAGAAGATGTAGCCTACTTCATTTGGCTACATACACATAAAGAAGGGAATACAGCTATCAATTATtaacatatataaataataataatattataacaaCATTCCCAAATACCACAACTTGGGGCGTACATTTGAAGTCATAAGTTTACTTCCACCTAAGCCACATTCATTAAAACTCAGCTGTTCACGAAACTTTGATATGTGGATGAGGACAGGttgaaaatagaaaataagtgaTACTCACCTTCCACGGTCCCCCACAGCTCCCACTCTAGGCCTCCTTGTACCTGCTACTGAGACAAGGTATCTTAGCGATGTCCCACCTTAGTCAGTGCTTGGCCAAGAGGATAGGTCCCGCTAAGATGTTTCATCAGAAACAGGAACAAGCAGTAAAGACCCCAGACCCAGAAGGTTCTGGCATTGGAACTGCAGAGGAACAGGGTAGTCGAGTATCACTTTTTTATTCCTACCACACATGAAACAATTTGCGAActttgacaacccctttatttcTCTTAGGTGAGTTCATTGCCTCTGACAGAACTGGTGTACCAAACTCAGGTTTATACCCATTATTGCTCACACAAACTTTTTCAGTTCTGCCTATACATTTTTTATGGGATAGAGGTCATACAGCAGCATTTTAACTTTTTACCCTAGGGCTAAAATACCACTTTAATGACTGAAACCGAAGTGTACGTAGACTTATGACTTCAACTGTATCTATAGGAAGTGCTTCTGCTACATAAGACAACATAAGTACTATAAATGGCACATAGCGCAGAGGTGTCCTTTATATATGCTGCATTGGGGCTTAGAAACGACAAGCCACCCCTCTGCTATAACTGGATTCACTGGATTCTACTATAGGGTCATTGGCATAAAAGATAATTTGAATATATTACAGTATGTactaatacgacatggagagaaagaagagctgctgcatctcacacatatggctgacactaatgcctctcagctacatttcaAAAccatgttggtatataatttaatcaaaccatattgcctcatgtaccacgtgcaggtcccctggatcacatgagtccctaaactaaatcaacactgtgtcggtcagttaaccctgcaaagcgagcgcaagcagggaagggaggccatagaatggccctgcaaccccaatgtcacaggaccaaaccccaaggccccccccccaaacccagcaggcaccgcctgcggagaaagctgccaccaagcaacacaagtgtgaacatggtctaactaCTCACCTGtgcctgtgacattggggttgcagggccagtctatggcctcccttccctgcttgcgctcgctttgcggggttagtgtagggactcatgtgatccaggagacctgcacgtggttcatgaggcaatatggtttgatcaaattatataccaacatcctggtgttggtttttaaatgtagccgagtcattagtgtcagccatgggtgtgaggttgTGGGTAATAAGGTAACATATTTGGAAAGGTAAAGTGGTGTCGGCAGTGCATGCTTTGTGATGGAATCCAAGATATATAAGAGATGGTCACAGAATACTACAGAATAAGGAAAATGTACTTGCATAATACTAACTGATGTTCTTTATAGACCCATATCTAGAGGCTCCTGCTCATCCTTACTGGCCCTTCTCTGCCTCGGACTTCTGGCAGTATGTGGCGTATTTCCGCTCAATGGGAGCTTATGAGAATATCAATGACCTAGCTCGCACCTTCTTTGCTCACTACCCTATTGGAGATACTCTGGGATACACAAGCCGCGACCATGATCATTAGAAGCAATATAGAGTTCTGCTTAGCCTAGCTGTATATACTAAAGCTCCCCTTTACACCTCTGAGGAAGGAAAGGAACAAGGATGAGTGACAAGATCAGTTCCTTCTACGTACCTACAGTGACAAGAATGTCCAAGACTGGAGGAAATCCCTGCATTATTACTGTCCTGCGGATAGAAAAAGAAGATTCGAGAATATATAGAAATATTTGCTGTAAACACAACTCATCTACCTATAGTATCATATTTATAATCAATAAAAGATGGCTATGACATCTTCCTGTCATTGTGTTTGCAAGTGTTACATAGGTTCTTCACTAAAGTTAACCTAACTGCagacagactggttgctagggacacacTGCCTAACAACCAGACTGTCAAAGTTTTGCCCACGAGCAGCATGTTCCTAGGCATCAGACTGTCTGAACTTACCGAGATGGGGCAATGGAGTATCTCAAAGCTAAATAGACTCAAgtccacacttaaaggggttgtatcctTAAGAAAACTAACTCTAAACTGATGCATTGTGTGAAATTAAATACATTGTAAATCTACAAGCATTTCTAATAATAAActtatagagggagatttatcaaactggtgtaaagtagaattggctcagttgcccctagcaaccaatcagatttcacttttctttcctcacagactctttagaaaatgaaaggtggaatctgattggttgctaggggcaactgagccaattctactttacaccagtttgataaatctcccccattgatttACTAATTCTTCATTTGCCTGCATTGTTTTGATGACCAGTTTACCTCGGTTACGACCCACTAAGGTGAGTCAGACATGCTCAGTGCAACTGCAACCTCCAATAAGTACTGGCCGTTGGtctacactgagcctgcaagcaagggggattgtgggagagTGTGCACACTGTTGCatggcagccataggctgtatccatgctttcccagactccctagggctgcatccaacttcatccaccggtaatcaaacgctGAGCGATCCGACTCTAGCATGCTGAAGTCGCACTCAGCTCTACTTATACCAAAAGAGTCAAAGGACTTACTTTAGCCATGCTAAATGAATTTCATAAGCTTTTCTGCCTTAATATGTGTagttttcttcttctctttttagctatgttcacacaaggtacggacaacagccgttgtttggcaAACAAAAACAACAGCTTTTGTATcgcgtgtcaaacaacggccattgttgcattaaaaatttcattgaaatcaatgcgcAACGTCTGGAAATAATTTACATCAATTATTTCTATGGTCTttgtttaatgcattgtgtgtgaacaacggccattctttgcatagacttcaatgcaacacatttgaCTATGAAAAAAACAGTCGTTGTTTTcataaaatgtacgttgtgtATACATAGCCGATACTGCGTGAATCCAACTTTAACTTCCACAAGGAGATTTGGACTTTCTCACAGGAAATCTCCAGGTCACTACCCAGAGTAGTCTCTATAAGCAATGGCTGGCATGCAACAGTACTGTAAGCAGCAAGAGTCAGTGCCAAGGCGGCAGGCAGGAATTGTAGTCAGGTGGAGTATAGTAGATAAACAGGACAGACAGCAAACAAAAGATGGAGTCAATATAGTAACCTGAGTTGGTAACAAACAAGTTGGGAACAAACACACCTTAGCCAATTATAGAAACCTGTATAGACCTTATTGCACAGACCCAGAATAATGGGAGAGTCTCTTACTGAGGCCGGGATAGGATCAGTGATAACTAGCACATGTAAGAACAAGCATGCACACCAGTCCTGGTAGAACAGTGCAAAGTATAAGCATTGCAGTGACTGAGACTGAGCAACCAGATAAAATGTTCTATTTGAAATGTAGGTTTAATTATGTTTTATAGCAGAACACATTTAAAGGGCTTTGTTAAAAAAGTggtaactagtgttgagtgagttTACAGTAAATGCAGCCAAACCTGGCAGCTCTGCCATTGGTTGCTGTAGTCTGCATAAACTTCAGGGACCTTCATGTCGTACACCCCCTCGGCCAGTGATCGGCTGCAGTGGTCCTGTGGTCATACTGCTGCAGCTGAGAGGACTGGATCACTGAGGGATTTAAAAAGGGGGCTTCATTTCTTATATTATCACGTCTTCCTTTGTTGTTTTTCATTGATCAGATCAATCCCCTGGCATATACCTGTGATGACGCACTGTAATAATGCACACTCTGGGTGGGTTATTGTTTGTCGCTGCAGATTTTATTTAACGCCCTCCTATGTGGGTTGGTTTTGGTgaatttgcagtgtgaacagagcctaatgtaCACACAGCTCAGTGCATGCCCAATGGCAGCACAAGGAAACCTGTGATGTAATTTGTCCTGtgccactgtatacagtatatatggcactgtattatacagtatatcttcGTCATAAAGCTCTTATATTTCCGGGGTACAGTATCATACAGCAAGATATTGTTTAACATTATTCATTAGTAACTATGGACTGACAGCAAATCTCTGACCATGTTTATGGGAAGTAATGCATTATAACAGGATAGTTATGACCCAACCTAAGGGCAGCCACACATGGAATGGCTAATCGGCGAATGTTCAGCCATCAGCTACCTCTGCTGATCtctatacacatgaacatttgtcTCTGCCAAGTGATCATATATTCTCAATGGAAAGAAGTGGGTAAGCGGCTGCCAGATGTCCCTGGTGGCAGATTATCTTTATGAGTACAATAGGGTAGGGCTGACGAAATCTACCAGGCTGATCCATTAAAAAgcttccttaggctatgttcccacacagtatttttgctcagtattttgcaaccaaaaccaggagtggattgaaaacaaaaaaaggctatgttcacacactgttgaaattgagtgggggGCTGCCATTAAAGGGCAAAtaattgcagtgtgtgaacatagcctttctgtgtttgcaatccactcctggtttttgttgcaaaatactgagcaaaaatactgtgtgggagcataccctaaggctgcctttacacagagagacttatctgacagattttttaaggcaaagccaggaacagactataaacagagaacaggtcataaaagaaagactaatgctgcgtttacacggagcgataattcgaaCGATTAACgttt carries:
- the OTOS gene encoding otospiralin — its product is MKLLLIGVCFSCILLGTILDARPVHEEDDPYLEAPAHPYWPFSASDFWQYVAYFRSMGAYENINDLARTFFAHYPIGDTLGYTSRDHDH